The Marinifilum sp. JC120 genome segment TCCGTTGGTGGAAGACGATGTCTACGGGGAAATTTATTTCGGTGATTCCCGGCCACGTACACTTAAATCCTATGACCGCGATGGCGGAGTGTTGCTTTGTTCATCTTTTTCCAAGACCATTGCGCCCGGTTACCGGGTGGGCTGGCTGGCTCCGGGCCGTTATCTGGAAAAGGCTCTTGAGATAAAAGCTACCACCAATGTTTCCTGTGTTGCCGCCACCCAGATGGCTATCGCCCGCTATCTGCGCGAAACCCTTTATGACCGTCATCTCAAGAAATTGCGCGCAGCCATGAAAGATCAGATGCAGAAGATGCGTACTGAGATCGGTTTATCTTTTCCTGAAGGGACAAAAGTTACCAATCCCAAAGGCGGGTCCGTGCTCTGGGTGGAGTTGCCCGAATCAAAAGACGGCGTGGAACTCTTTTTCAAGGCCCGCGAAGAAGGTATCGGCATTGTGCCCGGAACCGTCTTTTCGCCGCAGGATGTTTTTTCAAATTATATCCGTCTGTCCAGCGGGTCGCTCTGGAGTGACGAGATTCAAGCCGGGGTCCGCCGTTTAGGCGAACTTGCGGCTGAGTGATGGATGCCTTCGGCGGCCCTTCGGGGACCAAAGAAACTTTTTGTAAAAAGTTTCTCTGGACTCTTCAAAAACTTTTAATAGGGCTTCGCCTATAGCTTGAAAATTTGTAACAAGAAAATATTTAGCGGGCTTGTACGAAATTGCTTTTTTGCAGCATAATTTTTTAAACGAAACTGCGAAGCATACTGAAAAGTTTTGAGGGGATGGGGTCTGGGGAAGGGGAACTTTTTCAAAAGTTCCCCTTCCCCAGCCGCCGGAGGCTTCTTAAGCTTGCATAGCAGTCTCTTCAATCACCTGCTCCACCATATTGGCGGCGTCTTCGAATGATGCTTCGGGATCGGATTCTATGAGGGCTATCTGTAAATTTATTTCCCGTTGCAGGGTGATGTTTTCGGGATCGAAATATAGTTTCCAGACCGGGACGGCTTTCTTACCTGCTCCGGCACGGCAAAGCAGCAATCCGAGATAGAGGTAGGAGAAGTTGTCCTTGCCGAGGATACGAATAGCCCGTTCGAATTCAACTTTGGCCTGAACGTATTTTTCGTTCTTATACAAACAGTGCCCAAGCCTTTTGCGGGCATCGGCATTCTGCGGTTCAGTCTTGATGAATTCTTTGTACTTGGTTGCCGCTTCTTCAAAACGACTATTCTCATAAGCCACGTTGGCTTCTGCTAAAGTATCAAGGTTTACTTCTTTGGCCGCAATGGGCTTGGCCGCGCTCTGGATTTGCTCACGGTCTTCTTTTTTTCTGAATCCCCCGAAAAGGAATCCTCTTCTGGAAAGTTTCTGGGCCTTTTTTTTATCGGACATATTCTCCTCCGCATTGAAAAACTGCCGGAGTGTAACGGCAAACGGCTCGAACGCCAAGTTTAAACTATGTCTATGGACATATGGCTACTGTCGTTATAAAACAGAGTACCTGTAAAAATGTACGAGGTTATCATGAAAAGATTATTGCTTGTTTTGGTTCTTTGTCTTGCCTGCGCTTCTTGCGCCAAAGCTGATAATTATACCACTCCTTTTGAGACCGGGGGCAAGGTTTATAAGCTGGCACTGCTTCCTTGGCGGACAACCACCATGAATTTTGATTTCAAGTATCGCTGGCGCATGACCCAGTCCTTGCTTAATGCCTGCAAACAGGCGGGTGCGTTTGAGCTTGAATGGTCCAGCTATGCCGTCAATGGCGGCGATGTTACCATGCTTGAAAATATTAAGAAGGCCAGCCTGTGGGAACGCCGCAAGTACGGCAAATATTATCCAATTGTGCCGGAAGTACAGGCTGCTCTTTCCGGTGTGGATGCTGAGCTGGCCCTGCTTTATGATATTTCCGCAGATAATGCTCTTGGCGATCGTGATGCCATGAATGATTCACGGGCTGACTATGTCCGGCTGTTTCTCGTTGATGTGAAGACCGGAAAGGTCATAGTCGAGTTTGTGCGTACTGATTTCTTACGCAATGGGGCGGCTGTAGACATCAAACTGGTTACCTTGCGTGCGTTTAATAAATGGCTTACCCAGTAGGAAGCTTGATTTAAAAGGAGTTTTTCTAGTGATTAAAAGTTTTTTTCAAAGTTCCCTGATTGTATTCTGCCTTGCTCTTCTAACCGTTTCTTCCGCTTTTGCCGGGGAAATGAATATCAAAGGTTGGGAAAAGGGCGGTGAATATGATTCCCTTTACGATAACACCGACCGTGATGTGTTTAAGGGGACTCTCCTTAAAATTAAGGATATCGAACCCATGGACGGCATGACCGAAGGGATCGGCGTTCTCGTTAAAGATAAGGAAGATGGCGAGAAAGTGCTCGTGCATCTCGGTCCCAAAGATTTCGTTGAGCCGCGTATCAAAGATCTGCGTCCGGGTGTAAGGGTTAAGGTTTACGGCGTGCTGGTCGAGATTGATGGTGAGTACGAATACATGGCCGCCAAGCTCAAGGCCGGAGAAGAACGCAAGTACAAGTTTCGTCTGACAAAAGACGGCACTCCTTTTTGGTCCCTCTCTCCCGAAGAATTACAGAAAGAAGAATCAAGTAAGTAATATTTTTGTCTCCGACGGCTGGGGAAGGGAAAACTTTTGCAAAAGTTTTCCTTCCCCAGACCCCATCTCCTCAAAACTTTTTATTACGCTTCGCTTTTAGCGCATCAAAGTTCTTATCATATGAATTCAAAAAATATTTCTCGCATCTCGTCTGAACTGAGTATTCCATCTAAAAACGTAAAATCTGTTGTGGACCTTCTTGATGAGGGCGCGACTATTCCTTTTATTTCCCGTTACCGTAAAGAAGCTACCGGAAGTCTTGATGAGGTTGCGGTTGCTGCGGTCAGTGATCTTTTGGGAAAGCTGAAGGAGTTGGATAAACGGCGTGAAAGCGTACTTAAATCCATTGATGAGCAGGGCAAGCTGGACGATGGTCTGCGCAAGAAGATTGATGGTGCTGAGACCATGCGCCAGCTTGAGGATCTGTACCTGCCGTACAAGCAAAAACGTAAGACAAAGGGACAGGCTGCGATCCAGAAAGGGCTTGAGCCGCTGGCCTATAAACTTTTTGCTCAGAAATGTGATCCTGTTCAGGAAGCGCAGGGCTTTGTTTCTGCGGAAAAGGGCGTGGAATCGGTGGATGATGCTCTGGCCGGGGCGCGTGATATCATTGCTGAAAAGATCACTGAAAACACGGTTACCCGTGAGGCCGTGCGTTCTTTGTTTGAGCGTAAGGCTTTGATCGAATCAAAGCCCACCAAGGCTGCGCAGGCCGATGAGAATAAGGACAAGGCTTCAAAATTCCGGGATTGGTTTGATTGGCGCGAACCTGCCAAGCGGGCTGCGGGCCATCGAATTCTGGCCTTGTTTCGTGGTGAGCGGGATAAATTTTTAAAGGTATCCATCCGCCCGGAAGAAGATGATGCTTTGGATATTCTGCACCGTAAGCTGGTCCGCTCTAATTCTGCGGCTTCGAAGCAGGTGCAGCTGGCTGCAACCGACAGCTATAAACGGCTGCTTGCTCCGCAGATGGAGACCGAACTGCGCGGGGTGCTGCTGGAAAAGGCCGATACTGAAGCGATCAATATTTTTGCCGCTAATCTGCGTGAAATTCTGCTTGCTCCCCCCTTGGGTGGCAAGCGGGTGCTGGCCCTTGATCCGGGCTTTCGTACCGGGGCCAAGCTGGTTTGCCTTGATGCACAGGGAACCCTGCTGCATAACGATACCATTTACCCGGTTACTTCTGAGGGCAAGAAGAAAGAGGCTGTGCGCATAGTTAGCGGGCTGGTGGAGAAATATGACATCGAAGCCGTGGCTATCGGTAACGGAACAGCCGGACGCGAGACCGAGCAGTTTGTTAAAGAACTGGGCTTGGATAAATCCATTCAGGTGATTATGGTCAATGAATCCGGGGCTTCTGTCTATTCCGCTTCGGAAATAGCCCGTGAGGAATTTCCGGATTACGACATTACTGTGCGCGGGGCGGTTTCCATCGGGCGCAGACTTATGGACCCGCTTGCCGAGTTGGTCAAGATCGATCCTAAATCCATCGGTGTGGGTCAGTATCAGCATGATGTGGACCAAAAGGGCTTGGCTGAAAGCCTTGGCAGGGTGGTTGAATCCTGCGTTAACATGGTCGGTGTGGAATTGAACACTGCCAGCGCAAGGCTGCTGCAATCCGTTTCTGGTTTGGGGCCGGTTTTAGCTACAAATGTGATTAAATTTCGTGAGGAGAACGGTCCGTTCAATTCCCGCCGGGAATTGCTCAAGGTTCCCCGTCTTGGACCCAAGGCTTTTGAGCAATGCGCTGGTTTCCTGCGTATACGCGGGGCCAAGAATCCCTTGGACTGCACAGCTGTTCACCCGGAGCGCTACAAGGCCGTAGCCGGGATTGCCAAAGATCTCGGTGCAGACGTTGCCGAACTTATCAAGTCCGGCGAGTTGCGTGGTAAGGTCAATTTAGAAGATTATGTTTCTGATGATCTGGGTTTGCCTACTCTTGAAGATATCATGAAAGAGTTGGAAAAACCGGGCCGTGATCCGCGTAAGCAGTTCGAAGCTGTGCGTTTTGATGATTCCGTAAAGGAAGTTTCAGATCTGCGCGAAGGCATGATCCTTAACGGTATCGTGACCAACGTCACCGCCTTCGGGGCTTTTGTGGATATCGGGGTGCATCAGGACGGGCTGGCTCATATCAGCCGTCTTGCTGATGAATTTGTGCGCGATCCGGCAACGGTGGTTCATCCGGGGCAGGCCGTAAAGGTTAAGGTCTTGGAAGTTGATATTCAGCGCAAACGTATTTCGCTCAGCATGCGCCAGTCTGATATGTAAAAATAAACCGGGAGCCAGTTTAACTGACTCCCGGTTTTTTAGTTTTTAAAGACCCGGAAGGGTGAGATAGCTTTTTGCCTGCTGCCGTTTTCTACGTTTCTGCATGGTTTTGGGATGTACCCCGAAACGGAAACGACGGATGACACATTCTTTTTCTTTGCAATCGCGGATAGCCTGACGGTCGCCTACAGTACAGGCGAGACAGTGTCTGCGGATAGCCCGAATGCAGGTACGCTGGGATTCCTCGGTTTTGGGTTCACGCAATGCATAAAGAGAGCAGTCGCTGTCCTCACATTCCCTGACAAGCTGCGGGCTGCCGCCCATGCACCACAGGCAGTAGGCCCGTATGGACTGATGAGGATTTCTTTTCCGTTCGCTCAATTGGTTCTCCGTTTATCGCGGCAGAGATTTAATGAGGCAGAAAGCTGCCGTTGGCCGCGAAAGCTCATCTTTACGTAAATCGGGCGTAAAAATAAAGAGCGGATCGGCTTAGAGTGAAAAGTTTTTGTAAGCTCTTGAATAGATGAGTAAAAAAGGCGCATTCCCTTATGGGAGTGCGCCCTTGTTTCTATTTCGTGTCTTTCTTTTCAAAAGTAATGGTTAGCTCTCGTTTGCCCCAATCCTTGGCTGCTTTGGTGTCGAGGCCCATATAAATATCGATTTTGTCGGTCCAGCGCTTGTTCATCTTGTCCTTGACCACATATTCGCCGGAAAGCCCTTCGATTTTAACTTTGGTATTGTGGGTCAGTCCTTTTTGGATCAGATCCCGTGAGACCGCAATGGCTTTCATGCCCGGTTTGAGTTCATCTCCCCATGCGCCCAGAAAAGGGTGGGCTGAAGTTTGGGCAACGTGTGAGGTGTAGGCTGTGGCAGCCACTTTCATGGTTATTTTTTTATCTTCTCCGAAACAGCCGGAGATCAGAAAGAGGGCGGCAATAATCAGTATTAGATTTCTAAATTTTTTCATGGTGATTCCTTTTTTTTGTCCCTTTGGTTACAAAGCGCACTGCCCGTAGTCGTGGTTGTCTTTGAAATTTGAGGCTTCGCGTAGGATTTTTCCTTTGGTGCAGGAATATTCCACATCGGTGACTCTTACCAGAAAATCAAGGTCGTGGGAAACCACCAGCATGGCAATGTCCAGCGATCCCAGAATTTCGATCAGCCTTTCGCGCATGGTCGGATCAAGGTCGTTGGTGGGTTCGTCCAGCACCAGTGCCTGCGGTTCCATGGCTAGCACAGTGGCAAGGGAAACCAGTTTTTTTTCACCGCCGGAAAGACGATAGGAAACCCGGTCTTCGTATCCAGCTAACCCAAGCGTGCAGAGGGTGTACTTTGCAATCTTCTGAGCTTCTTCCGGGGTTTTCCCCAGATTGAGCGGCCCGAAGGCCACGTCTTCCAGTACGGTGGGGCAGAATAGCTGGTCATCTGCCTGTTGGAAAAGCAGCCCCACGCCCTTGCGCAATTCCCGAAAGTCTTGTTCGGATTTCATCTCCCGGTCCATATACCGGATTTGCCCGGATTGCGGTTTGAGCAAGCCCATGATGATGTGCAGCAGGGTGGTTTTGCCTGATCCATTGTGCCCGGTCAGGGAAATTTTTTGTCCCTTGTGCAGTTCGAAATCCACACTTTTGAGGACATCATTTCCGGGATAGGAAAAATTAATATCATGCAGGGAAAATATGGGTGAACTCACAGCAGAACCTCAATTTTATTAAACTCAAGAAAAATAAAAAGTGCGGCGCAGGCCAGAGTGGTGAGCAGCAGGGTCCAGTCTCTTTTGCCTGTGCGGTAGGTGGTCAGGGTGTGGAATGTTCCGGTGAACCCCCGACAGAGCATGGCCTGCCAGACCCGTTGTGCCCGGTCCAGACTGCGGACCAGCAGCATACCCATGAGCCATGCATAGGTGCGGTAGGTTTGCAGGTTTGTGCGGGGTGTAAATGCGCGCATGGTGGCGGCCCTGCGCATGCGGCTGTATTCCATGCTCATCACATGCACGTACCGCCAGCTGAAAAGCAGCAAACGGCAGAGTTTGTCCGGCAGCTTCAGGGACTGCATGCCCGCACCGAGGGTCTGCACCTGCATGGTGGAGATGAGTGCGGTCATGGCAAGGATTACCCCGTTTGATTTCAGGGTGATGATTGCGGTGTAGATGATCCCTCCCAGAGTGGCAGTAAAGGGACCGATGGTGGCTATAGGTTCTCCGGGGCGTGAAAAGGGCAGAAACACCCAAAGGAAAAGAATGAAGAAGTTTACGATGAGCAGTCGCTTGAGCAGAGTTTTAAATTCAAGTTTTGCAGCTAGGGCAAATAGAATTCCTGCAGTAAGGACGCTGGTTGCGGCAGCAAGGTTTGTAACCAGTGCCCCGGCAAGAGAAAAGATCAAAGCGCAGGCCAGCCTGAATCCGGGATTCATGGAATGAATGATAGAGTTGCCGTAGGCAAAAGGTTCCGTTAACTGCTGCAAAAGAGTCTCCTGATTTCGGCTTATTGAAGTAGCATGCATCCACAATCCGTGCAATCTGAAACAACTCTTGAGCTGAGGGCGTAATGGGGCTATATCCAATCGTATATTTTGAATATTAACACTACTCTGGAAGGTCCGCATGAGCAGAAACGCTGAATTGAAAAAGATTGTTGCAGAGGTTGGCGAAGACCTGATCTGGCGTCCGCTTTACGACTTTGAAAATAAGCCTCTTGCAGGTGGTGTCGGGCATGAGATCGACGGTATTGATCCTGAATTCAGGGAACTGGATTTTGCAGGTAAGAGTGTCTGCGATCTGGGCTGTAATATGGGCCATTTTTCTTTTTATGCCCGTGAGCGCGGGGCAAAGGAAGTGGTTGGTTATGATCTTGAATCCAAGGTTGTTGTCGGAGCCAGAAAACTTGCCGAGCTTTATTGCGTGGACAATGTGGATTTTTGTGTTTGTAATTTTGCTTATGACGAACCGGATCGTACCTTCAGCATGGGTATGCTTATCGATATTCTCGGGAAGATCAATATATCAAAAGGCCACATGGCTGCGATCCTTCAAG includes the following:
- a CDS encoding methyltransferase domain-containing protein; protein product: MSRNAELKKIVAEVGEDLIWRPLYDFENKPLAGGVGHEIDGIDPEFRELDFAGKSVCDLGCNMGHFSFYARERGAKEVVGYDLESKVVVGARKLAELYCVDNVDFCVCNFAYDEPDRTFSMGMLIDILGKINISKGHMAAILQGLEKRSESEMLLTFRPEYYVSKHLGMTSDEFLKMYPQAKIKDGIFSLLDFAVDIFADNWEMVYLSKSLPDDKQYKNTVYFQRK
- the cbiQ gene encoding cobalt ECF transporter T component CbiQ, whose product is MQQLTEPFAYGNSIIHSMNPGFRLACALIFSLAGALVTNLAAATSVLTAGILFALAAKLEFKTLLKRLLIVNFFILFLWVFLPFSRPGEPIATIGPFTATLGGIIYTAIITLKSNGVILAMTALISTMQVQTLGAGMQSLKLPDKLCRLLLFSWRYVHVMSMEYSRMRRAATMRAFTPRTNLQTYRTYAWLMGMLLVRSLDRAQRVWQAMLCRGFTGTFHTLTTYRTGKRDWTLLLTTLACAALFIFLEFNKIEVLL
- a CDS encoding RNA-binding transcriptional accessory protein, encoding MNSKNISRISSELSIPSKNVKSVVDLLDEGATIPFISRYRKEATGSLDEVAVAAVSDLLGKLKELDKRRESVLKSIDEQGKLDDGLRKKIDGAETMRQLEDLYLPYKQKRKTKGQAAIQKGLEPLAYKLFAQKCDPVQEAQGFVSAEKGVESVDDALAGARDIIAEKITENTVTREAVRSLFERKALIESKPTKAAQADENKDKASKFRDWFDWREPAKRAAGHRILALFRGERDKFLKVSIRPEEDDALDILHRKLVRSNSAASKQVQLAATDSYKRLLAPQMETELRGVLLEKADTEAINIFAANLREILLAPPLGGKRVLALDPGFRTGAKLVCLDAQGTLLHNDTIYPVTSEGKKKEAVRIVSGLVEKYDIEAVAIGNGTAGRETEQFVKELGLDKSIQVIMVNESGASVYSASEIAREEFPDYDITVRGAVSIGRRLMDPLAELVKIDPKSIGVGQYQHDVDQKGLAESLGRVVESCVNMVGVELNTASARLLQSVSGLGPVLATNVIKFREENGPFNSRRELLKVPRLGPKAFEQCAGFLRIRGAKNPLDCTAVHPERYKAVAGIAKDLGADVAELIKSGELRGKVNLEDYVSDDLGLPTLEDIMKELEKPGRDPRKQFEAVRFDDSVKEVSDLREGMILNGIVTNVTAFGAFVDIGVHQDGLAHISRLADEFVRDPATVVHPGQAVKVKVLEVDIQRKRISLSMRQSDM
- a CDS encoding restriction endonuclease: MSERKRNPHQSIRAYCLWCMGGSPQLVRECEDSDCSLYALREPKTEESQRTCIRAIRRHCLACTVGDRQAIRDCKEKECVIRRFRFGVHPKTMQKRRKRQQAKSYLTLPGL
- a CDS encoding ABC transporter ATP-binding protein, whose product is MSSPIFSLHDINFSYPGNDVLKSVDFELHKGQKISLTGHNGSGKTTLLHIIMGLLKPQSGQIRYMDREMKSEQDFRELRKGVGLLFQQADDQLFCPTVLEDVAFGPLNLGKTPEEAQKIAKYTLCTLGLAGYEDRVSYRLSGGEKKLVSLATVLAMEPQALVLDEPTNDLDPTMRERLIEILGSLDIAMLVVSHDLDFLVRVTDVEYSCTKGKILREASNFKDNHDYGQCAL